The Vibrio gallaecicus genome contains a region encoding:
- the rsmC gene encoding 16S rRNA (guanine(1207)-N(2))-methyltransferase RsmC: MSAYIAPSQIAQRQLAYFEGKHVLVAGESEDLFPVELAKHCESVSVFTSNYSYYRQLDGCNSIERFYGTELTQETKANLVLLYWPKAKAEAEYLLAMIFAKLGKDTEIVVVGENRSGVKSIEKMFSPYGKVVKYDSARRCSFYWGQCFEQPAKFDLQDWFKTYSVNIDDQNLTVKSLPGVFSHGEFDVGSQLLLDSLPSLSGKVLDFGCGAGVLGAVMVSRNPDIELEMCDISAFAVASSQATLEANGLQGKVFASDVYSDTSKDYRFIISNPPFHSGLDTSYSATETLLAKAPSQLNKKGELIIVANSFLKYTPIIERAFGKCSTLNKTTKFAIYHANK, encoded by the coding sequence ATGTCTGCATATATTGCTCCAAGCCAAATTGCTCAACGCCAACTCGCCTATTTCGAAGGCAAACATGTTCTAGTAGCTGGCGAGTCGGAAGATTTATTTCCGGTTGAACTGGCAAAGCATTGTGAATCTGTATCTGTTTTTACATCAAACTATAGCTATTACCGTCAACTTGATGGGTGCAATTCGATTGAACGTTTCTATGGCACTGAATTGACGCAAGAGACAAAAGCAAATTTAGTATTACTCTACTGGCCAAAAGCTAAAGCTGAAGCTGAATACTTATTAGCGATGATCTTTGCTAAATTAGGCAAAGATACGGAGATCGTCGTCGTCGGTGAAAACCGTTCTGGCGTTAAGAGCATTGAAAAGATGTTTAGCCCCTACGGAAAAGTAGTCAAATATGATTCAGCCCGCCGCTGTTCATTTTACTGGGGACAATGCTTCGAACAACCGGCAAAGTTTGATCTACAAGATTGGTTCAAAACCTACTCTGTAAATATCGACGACCAAAATTTAACAGTAAAAAGTTTACCAGGTGTCTTTAGCCATGGTGAATTTGATGTAGGCAGCCAACTACTATTAGATAGCCTACCTTCGTTAAGTGGGAAAGTGCTCGACTTTGGTTGTGGTGCTGGTGTTTTAGGTGCCGTAATGGTCTCAAGAAACCCTGATATTGAGCTAGAGATGTGTGATATCAGTGCTTTCGCCGTTGCTTCTAGCCAAGCAACCTTAGAAGCTAATGGTCTACAAGGGAAAGTCTTCGCCTCTGATGTCTATTCCGACACCTCTAAAGACTATCGATTTATTATTAGTAACCCACCATTCCATTCAGGTTTAGATACAAGTTATAGCGCGACGGAAACCTTATTAGCAAAAGCTCCTAGTCAATTAAATAAAAAAGGCGAGCTTATAATCGTAGCCAACAGTTTTTTAAAATACACACCAATCATTGAGCGAGCTTTCGGTAAATGTTCGACGCTAAATAAGACGACTAAATTCGCGATATATCACGCTAACAAATAA